A stretch of the Vitis riparia cultivar Riparia Gloire de Montpellier isolate 1030 chromosome 13, EGFV_Vit.rip_1.0, whole genome shotgun sequence genome encodes the following:
- the LOC117928243 gene encoding uncharacterized protein LOC117928243 gives METQLLEIILISTQGIKPPSSNLRRMQTYVLAWVDSANKLRTQVDRVGVENPTWNNKFIFRVSSDFLACDTSIVAIEIYAVGVIRDHLIGTVRILISNSLPAADLRSRNFTARSPSLTAVQIRCPSGRFHSILNVAAAVVNTSDFASLTGSLAIDHRDLMGQSLRCRRCHRQRTAKSEQLSGGESCDHSCADSTDYSDGADSTTSSSSTASTVHKDCNILREMAGTKAFKSDDRGVLCGLGFQRKIHLSPLDQNFQVFPSDCKKI, from the coding sequence ATGGAAACTCAACTTTTGGAGATCATCTTGATCTCTACGCAGGGCATCAAGCCTCCCTCCAGCAACTTACGACGCATGCAAACCTATGTGCTCGCCTGGGTAGACTCAGCCAACAAGCTCCGCACACAAGTGGACCGAGTGGGCGTGGAAAACCCGACCTGGAACAATAAGTTCATCTTCCGAGTCAGTTCTGATTTCCTCGCCTGTGACACCTCCATCGTCGCCATCGAGATCTACGCCGTTGGGGTCATCCGCGACCATCTGATTGGCACCGTTCGTATCCTAATTAGCAACTCCCTTCCGGCCGCCGACCTTCGATCTAGAAACTTCACCGCAAGATCTCCCTCCCTCACCGCCGTCCAGATCCGATGCCCCTCCGGGAGATTTCATAGCATTCTCAACGTAGCTGCGGCAGTGGTCAACACCTCAGACTTCGCCTCATTGACCGGATCATTGGCAATTGACCACCGCGATCTAATGGGACAGAGTCTCCGGTGTCGACGCTGCCACCGGCAACGAACCGCGAAGAGCGAGCAACTCTCGGGCGGGGAATCCTGTGACCACTCGTGTGCAGACTCCACCGACTACTCGGACGGCGCAGATTCGACGACTTCCTCTTCGTCAACAGCATCAACGGTTCACAAGGATTGTAATATATTGAGAGAGATGGCGGGAACAAAGGCATTCAAATCGGACGATAGAGGAGTGCTATGCGGGTTGGGGTTTCAAAGGAAGATTCATCTGAGTCCATTAGATCAGAATTTTCAGGTCTTCCCATCCGATTGCAAGAAGATCTGA
- the LOC117928244 gene encoding annexin D4-like — MHPWERDARMARKALDGRPQAYGLLIELACTKSSYELLGARKAYQSLYVRSKAIKLGITNNRHGDKKKLFKDEEIVRILATKSKPYLKAVFKGYKETFNKNIEEDLDETSLKETIYCLYAPPMCFSKILDSAMKANTNEDEKEALTRVIVTRANVDIKNIAEEYNKQYGTPLTKKIEDVALGNYKDFLVTLVQRAG; from the exons ATGCATCCTTGGGAAAGAGATGCTCGCATGGCAAGGAAGGCTTTAGACGGACGCCCTCAAGCATATGGCTTACTCATTGAACTTGCATGCACCAAATCATCATACGAGCTCTTGGGAGCTAGGAAAGCATACCAGTCCCTCTACG TTAGATCAAAGGCCATAAAACTTGGTATAACCAATAATAGACATGGTGATAAGAAGAAGCTattcaaagatgaagagattgtaAGGATTCTAGCAACAAAAAGCAAGCCTTATCTCAAGGCCGTCTTCAaaggttacaaggagacttttaACAAGAACATTGAAGAG GATCTTGATGAGACAAGTTTGAAGGAAACAATTTATTGCTTGTATGCTCCTCCGATGTGTTTCAGTAAG atTTTAGATTCGGCAATGAAAGCTAACACAAATGAGGATGAAAAAGAAGCCCTAACTCGAGTTATTGTAACCCGAGCCAATGTTGATATAAAAAACATTGCTGAGGAATATAATAAGCAATATGGAACTCCTCTAACCAAGAAGATTGAAGATGTAGCTCTTGGAAATTATAAAGATTTCTTGGTCACGTTGGTCCAAAGAGCTGGTTAA